The following proteins are encoded in a genomic region of Desulfosporosinus youngiae DSM 17734:
- a CDS encoding tail fiber protein gives MARKVLIQIRRGLEGSIGTLAVGELGFCTDTKKLYIGTESGNELLVAAQTVGDMLKSIYDTDNDGKVDVAEVAESVPWTGVSGKPSTFTPVGHTHNASDINAGTVAIARLPAASTSAAGISQLNNTMTSTSTTQAATANAVKTAYDLAAGKLSPGVTWNQLKGV, from the coding sequence ATGGCAAGAAAAGTATTGATCCAGATTAGGCGTGGCCTTGAGGGTAGCATTGGAACCTTGGCAGTAGGGGAGTTAGGCTTCTGCACGGATACCAAGAAGCTTTATATAGGAACAGAAAGCGGCAATGAACTATTGGTGGCTGCCCAAACCGTCGGGGATATGCTGAAAAGCATTTATGACACGGATAATGACGGCAAAGTGGATGTAGCGGAGGTGGCGGAGAGTGTCCCCTGGACTGGGGTCTCGGGAAAGCCAAGCACCTTTACTCCGGTGGGACACACACATAATGCCAGCGATATCAATGCCGGAACGGTGGCCATAGCGAGACTGCCAGCGGCATCTACAAGTGCTGCGGGAATATCTCAACTAAATAATACAATGACAAGCACCTCAACCACTCAGGCAGCCACGGCCAATGCCGTAAAAACAGCTTATGACCTGGCCGCGGGGAAACTGAGTCCCGGGGTAACCTGGAACCAGCTAAAGGGGGTGTGA
- a CDS encoding YmfQ family protein encodes MGYGNQIYGTTLFGTDGNDGDQPEYAKPDLMRYLPEYYQSVREMKKLQETASNELGLFLFSMNDLLDQCFVDTATWGLAYWESELGLETEPTKSIERRREQIKAKLRGSGTTTKQMIKDTAIAFSGGEVDVIEYPSEYRFEVRFIGTKGIPTNMPGFMAMIEQIKPAHLAYSFKYSYTWWDSLKHLAWNGVNVMNWNELKVYE; translated from the coding sequence ATGGGATACGGAAACCAAATCTATGGCACCACCCTTTTTGGGACTGACGGCAACGACGGGGACCAGCCTGAGTATGCAAAGCCCGACCTCATGAGATATCTACCCGAGTATTATCAGAGCGTACGGGAAATGAAAAAGTTACAGGAGACTGCGTCCAATGAGCTGGGTCTTTTTTTATTTTCCATGAATGACCTGCTGGACCAATGCTTTGTAGATACCGCCACATGGGGCTTAGCTTACTGGGAAAGTGAGCTGGGTCTAGAGACAGAACCGACGAAATCTATAGAGCGAAGGCGGGAACAGATCAAGGCCAAACTGCGCGGGTCGGGGACAACCACGAAGCAAATGATTAAGGATACGGCCATTGCTTTTTCCGGGGGCGAGGTGGATGTGATTGAGTACCCGTCAGAGTACCGCTTTGAGGTCCGCTTTATTGGGACCAAGGGTATCCCGACGAATATGCCCGGGTTTATGGCGATGATCGAGCAGATTAAACCGGCTCACTTGGCTTACAGCTTTAAATATTCCTATACGTGGTGGGACTCCCTGAAGCATCTCGCTTGGAATGGCGTGAATGTTATGAACTGGAATGAGTTGAAAGTTTATGAGTAA